A region of Alteromonadaceae bacterium 2753L.S.0a.02 DNA encodes the following proteins:
- a CDS encoding ABC-type amino acid transport substrate-binding protein, which yields MYLTMRCAILFSLLLVLVSPVFIAAAEPSSPLSVKDSSATPVTLPYLLSQDVNHEDYYFSQLIILAMDKSVNEFGAWKKQHHSSWLRDKRLRLALEHGELDVIWSQTNAAFEKDMQAIKFPLLRGLGHYRLLLIREADQALFDKVQSLQQLAKFTGGMGAQWPDVPIMMANNLPQVTVPGFGKLFRMLAAGRFDYFSRGIYQIQSEVDFYPDLPLAIEKHLLLSYPSNFYFFVKKGNEALAQRILIGLKNADADGSFSELFNQVPRYRWAMHELQTSNRLELKLAMPEETP from the coding sequence ATGTACCTGACTATGCGTTGCGCCATCCTGTTTTCATTGCTTTTGGTTCTAGTTTCGCCGGTTTTTATTGCGGCAGCAGAACCGAGCAGCCCCTTGTCTGTAAAAGATTCCAGCGCGACGCCCGTTACCCTTCCCTACCTTTTATCACAGGATGTGAATCACGAGGATTATTATTTCTCGCAACTCATCATTCTCGCGATGGATAAATCGGTGAATGAATTTGGCGCCTGGAAAAAACAACATCATTCCTCCTGGTTGCGAGACAAACGCCTGAGGCTTGCATTGGAGCACGGCGAGCTGGATGTTATATGGTCACAAACAAACGCTGCTTTTGAGAAAGACATGCAGGCCATTAAATTTCCACTGCTGCGCGGTCTGGGGCACTACCGTTTATTGTTGATACGCGAAGCCGATCAAGCGCTATTCGACAAAGTGCAGTCACTTCAGCAGTTGGCAAAGTTTACAGGTGGCATGGGTGCTCAATGGCCGGATGTTCCCATTATGATGGCCAATAATCTACCGCAGGTCACCGTACCAGGCTTTGGGAAGTTGTTTCGGATGCTTGCTGCAGGCAGGTTCGATTATTTTTCACGGGGTATCTATCAAATACAATCGGAAGTGGATTTCTATCCCGATCTGCCACTTGCCATCGAAAAACATCTGTTATTAAGTTATCCCAGTAATTTCTATTTCTTCGTTAAAAAAGGCAACGAAGCGCTTGCACAACGAATTTTAATCGGTTTGAAAAATGCCGACGCCGATGGAAGTTTTTCTGAGCTGTTTAATCAGGTACCTCGATATCGCTGGGCAATGCACGAATTGCAAACGAGCAATCGCTTGGAGCTCAAGCTCGCCATGCCGGAAGAAACCCCTTAA
- a CDS encoding signal transduction histidine kinase has product MAPLKLSLDYKQQIRLGNTLLATLGGIVLTILYIYGCEVGDCLATPQQVTFTLVVFWTINITFNIVILTELNLRFREPSLTLPEMYWAAFCSLFIFYQLNELRPLVLLFLFLITIFGTFRLDQKPFVIYVILVTLIFTIMQFEYIQRTGDISTRASDQIVVWLVFVFGNVALGVINSSMIRLRMRLREKNVDLEKALNAKSTFLANMSHELRTPLNGVIGMISLLEETQLTGEQRKITSVISTSSKNLLEVINNILDFSKIEAGKIILSQSWFDPHKLVNEIFKISTANARTKQLEFKLDIARTLPKRLVGDAFYLKQVLLNLISNAIKFTQVGFIEFSIQVLSVDKKKARLRFRVSDSGIGIEKAQQKVIFEKFAQEDNSTTRRYGGTGLGLSISSQIVNSMDSQIHLTSEKGQGSSFWFDLELPVEDETLIIEKSASSLNKLANTALKERFDAYVLVVDDDNTNQLVTSQLLRHLGCNVRIAKNGVEAIACSMEETFNLIFMDCQMPIMDGYTATQKIRQIDNPNYKTPIIALTANALIDDGTKCLQAGMDAYLPKPTEINRIAEILEIFLA; this is encoded by the coding sequence ATGGCACCGTTGAAATTAAGTCTTGATTACAAGCAGCAAATAAGGCTCGGTAACACGCTGCTGGCGACTTTGGGAGGTATCGTTCTCACGATCCTCTACATCTATGGTTGCGAAGTGGGAGACTGCTTAGCCACCCCGCAACAAGTAACGTTCACCCTGGTGGTGTTCTGGACAATTAATATCACGTTTAACATTGTGATTCTCACAGAGTTAAACCTACGCTTTAGGGAACCTTCCCTGACCTTACCGGAAATGTACTGGGCGGCCTTCTGCTCGCTGTTTATTTTTTACCAACTCAATGAACTCCGCCCCCTGGTATTACTGTTTCTCTTCCTTATCACGATATTCGGCACTTTTCGACTCGATCAAAAACCCTTCGTGATTTACGTGATTCTGGTAACCCTGATATTTACCATCATGCAGTTTGAATATATTCAGCGCACCGGAGATATCTCAACACGGGCAAGTGACCAAATTGTGGTATGGCTGGTTTTCGTGTTTGGCAACGTTGCCCTGGGTGTAATCAATTCTTCGATGATTCGATTGCGGATGAGACTTCGCGAAAAAAATGTCGATCTCGAAAAGGCACTAAACGCCAAAAGCACCTTCCTCGCCAATATGAGCCACGAGCTGCGCACGCCGCTCAATGGCGTTATCGGGATGATTTCTCTGCTGGAAGAAACCCAGCTCACCGGTGAACAACGCAAGATTACCAGCGTTATCTCAACCTCCTCGAAGAACCTGCTGGAGGTAATCAACAACATTTTGGATTTCTCAAAAATTGAAGCCGGCAAGATTATTCTGTCGCAGTCGTGGTTCGACCCACATAAGCTTGTCAATGAAATTTTCAAGATATCCACAGCCAACGCTCGCACCAAGCAACTTGAATTCAAATTGGATATTGCTCGTACTCTGCCAAAAAGACTGGTGGGTGACGCCTTTTACTTGAAGCAAGTGCTCCTAAACCTTATCTCCAATGCCATTAAATTTACCCAAGTGGGCTTTATAGAGTTTTCCATTCAGGTGCTCAGTGTGGATAAGAAAAAAGCGAGGCTACGATTTCGCGTGTCTGATAGCGGTATCGGTATAGAAAAAGCACAACAAAAAGTAATCTTCGAAAAATTCGCACAAGAAGATAACTCGACCACTCGCCGTTATGGCGGCACCGGTTTGGGGCTTTCCATTTCATCTCAAATTGTGAACAGCATGGACAGCCAAATACATTTAACCAGTGAAAAAGGTCAGGGCTCGAGTTTTTGGTTTGATCTTGAACTGCCTGTGGAAGACGAAACCTTAATTATAGAAAAGAGTGCCTCGTCGCTTAATAAACTGGCCAATACCGCCCTCAAAGAGCGTTTCGATGCCTACGTACTGGTCGTAGACGACGACAACACCAATCAATTGGTTACCAGCCAATTACTCCGGCACCTGGGTTGCAACGTGCGTATTGCAAAAAACGGGGTGGAAGCGATTGCATGCTCAATGGAAGAGACATTCAACCTCATTTTTATGGACTGCCAAATGCCGATCATGGATGGCTATACAGCAACGCAAAAAATCCGTCAAATAGACAATCCAAATTATAAAACCCCAATTATTGCTTTAACGGCCAATGCACTTATTGACGATGGCACCAAGTGCTTACAGGCAGGTATGGATGCTTACCTCCCCAAACCCACCGAAATTAATCGCATTGCAGAAATTTTGGAAATATTTTTAGCTTAA